Proteins from a single region of Undibacterium sp. KW1:
- a CDS encoding LuxR C-terminal-related transcriptional regulator, producing the protein MNAAQPIDFESIFQHAPVGMCVSQNRIIQACNDDLAKMFGYQKDELLGKSFLVLYPSPDEFERTGARITPIMNAKGYYSDERIMKRANQELFWCHVSGRGLNKDNPHAAGIWTFEDLSAKRSVTAELTPREREIAALLVEGKTSKLIARQIDLSPRTVEMHRAKLMRKFNSATSSELVHKLLGIMR; encoded by the coding sequence ATGAACGCAGCACAGCCCATCGATTTTGAATCCATTTTTCAACACGCACCTGTCGGTATGTGCGTGTCGCAAAACCGTATTATCCAGGCTTGCAATGATGATCTGGCTAAAATGTTTGGCTATCAAAAAGATGAATTGCTGGGCAAGTCTTTTCTGGTACTTTACCCCAGTCCGGACGAATTTGAACGTACCGGAGCCAGGATCACGCCCATCATGAATGCCAAGGGCTATTATTCTGACGAGCGCATCATGAAACGTGCCAATCAGGAGCTGTTCTGGTGCCACGTCTCAGGCCGTGGCCTGAACAAGGACAACCCTCATGCTGCCGGTATCTGGACTTTTGAGGATCTCAGTGCAAAACGCTCCGTCACCGCCGAACTGACACCACGAGAGCGCGAAATTGCTGCCCTGCTGGTAGAAGGCAAGACCAGCAAGCTGATTGCCCGCCAGATAGACCTCAGCCCCAGGACAGTGGAAATGCACAGGGCTAAACTCATGCGCAAATTCAATTCAGCCACATCCAGCGAACTGGTGCACAAATTGCTGGGCATCATGCGCTGA
- a CDS encoding thioesterase family protein yields the protein MIENKVTEKKLVYTVTIPIRWGDMDAMGHVNNTVYFRYMEQARIEWLSMMGCLPDDKGNGPVIVNAYCTFKKPLKYPGQVEVCTYIGAAGRSSFETIQEMRSVGDGYALYAEGGAKVVWVSAETGKSEALPEAIKQKLSEIKVAKRPSRTAKI from the coding sequence ATGATAGAGAACAAGGTCACGGAAAAGAAGCTGGTCTATACCGTCACCATTCCTATCAGGTGGGGCGATATGGATGCCATGGGCCATGTCAACAATACCGTGTATTTCCGTTATATGGAACAGGCGCGTATTGAGTGGCTGAGCATGATGGGTTGCCTGCCGGATGACAAGGGTAATGGTCCGGTGATCGTCAATGCCTATTGCACCTTCAAAAAGCCCTTGAAATATCCGGGGCAGGTGGAAGTGTGCACCTATATCGGCGCAGCAGGCCGCAGCAGTTTTGAGACCATACAGGAAATGCGTTCAGTCGGTGATGGTTACGCCCTGTATGCGGAGGGTGGGGCCAAAGTGGTGTGGGTATCTGCCGAGACAGGTAAATCCGAGGCCTTGCCTGAAGCCATCAAGCAAAAACTCAGTGAAATCAAGGTCGCAAAACGTCCATCCAGGACCGCGAAGATTTGA
- a CDS encoding SDR family oxidoreductase: MGIEVNFEGKIALVTGASSGLGARFAKILAQAGAQVVLASRRIDRLKELRAEIESEGGAAHVVALDVTDYGSIKSAIAHAETEAGPIDILINNSGVSTTQRLVDVTPDDYAYVMDTNQRGAFFVAQEAAKRMIARHKGDPKKQHRIINIASVAGLRVLPQIGIYCMSKAAVVHMTKAMAVEWGKYGINVNAICPGYISTEINSDYFSTDAGQKLVDMLPRKRVGTPEDLDGLLLLLAAEESRFLNGAIVTADDGMSVQ; this comes from the coding sequence ATGGGCATAGAAGTCAATTTCGAAGGCAAGATTGCGTTGGTAACTGGCGCTTCCAGCGGCCTAGGCGCGCGATTTGCCAAAATCCTAGCGCAGGCTGGTGCACAGGTCGTGCTGGCTTCGCGCCGTATAGACAGGCTCAAGGAATTGCGTGCCGAGATCGAATCTGAAGGTGGTGCGGCCCATGTGGTTGCTCTGGACGTCACGGATTACGGCAGCATCAAATCAGCGATTGCCCATGCGGAGACAGAGGCTGGCCCTATCGATATCCTGATCAATAATTCTGGTGTATCGACCACACAACGCCTGGTCGATGTGACGCCGGACGATTATGCCTATGTCATGGATACCAATCAGCGCGGTGCGTTTTTCGTGGCGCAAGAAGCAGCCAAGCGCATGATCGCCCGTCACAAGGGTGATCCAAAAAAACAACATCGCATTATCAATATCGCTTCAGTAGCCGGTCTGCGCGTCTTGCCGCAAATTGGCATTTATTGCATGAGCAAAGCTGCCGTAGTGCACATGACCAAGGCCATGGCAGTGGAGTGGGGCAAGTATGGTATCAATGTGAATGCGATTTGCCCAGGCTATATTTCAACTGAAATCAATTCTGACTATTTCTCTACCGATGCAGGTCAGAAACTGGTCGATATGCTGCCAAGAAAACGTGTTGGTACACCAGAAGATCTCGATGGTTTGTTGCTCTTGCTGGCGGCGGAAGAATCCCGCTTCCTGAATGGTGCCATCGTTACTGCCGATGACGGTATGAGCGTGCAATGA
- a CDS encoding electron transfer flavoprotein-ubiquinone oxidoreductase, with product MEYDVVVVGGGPAGLSAAIKIKQLAAEKGTEVSVCVLEKGGEPGAHILSGAVMDPKALTELFPNWKEMGAPLNTEVTEDRVLILTETKAYRTPNWMLPACFENHGNYIVSLANVTRWLGQQAEALGVEVFPGFAAAEVLYNEDGSVKGVATGNMGVDRHGQPSSSFQLGMELHAKYTLFAEGARGHLGKQVIAKYDLNKGKDPQSYGIGIKELWEIDPKQHQPGLVVHTTGWPLMDQYSGSFLYHLEDNLVAVGYVVGLAYENPYLSPYEEFQRFKTHPAIRTFFEGGKRVSYGARAITAGGLQSLPKLVFPGGALIGCDAGFLNMSRIKGSHAAIKTGMLAATAAFEAVSANRQHDELSAYSTAFEQSWLHEELYTARNVKPLLKRGTYGSPLVWLDQVVLRGKAPWTLHHSKADHECLRPASEFTPIVYPKPDGKLTFDRLSSVFISNTNHAEDQPIHLTLKNADIPVSVNLAKFAGPESRYCPAGVYEFVKTEEGADRLQINAQNCVHCKTCDIKDPTQNIVWVTPEGGGGPNYPNM from the coding sequence ATGGAATATGACGTCGTCGTCGTCGGCGGCGGACCCGCTGGCCTGTCAGCAGCGATCAAGATCAAGCAACTGGCCGCAGAAAAAGGCACTGAGGTCTCAGTCTGCGTGCTCGAAAAAGGTGGCGAGCCTGGTGCCCACATCCTGTCTGGTGCCGTCATGGACCCCAAGGCCTTGACTGAACTCTTTCCCAACTGGAAGGAAATGGGTGCCCCCCTGAACACTGAAGTGACAGAAGACCGCGTTCTGATCCTGACAGAAACCAAGGCTTACCGCACACCTAACTGGATGCTGCCAGCCTGTTTCGAGAATCATGGCAACTACATCGTCTCGCTGGCCAATGTGACGCGCTGGCTAGGTCAGCAGGCCGAAGCGCTGGGCGTAGAGGTATTCCCAGGCTTTGCTGCGGCAGAAGTCTTGTATAACGAAGATGGTTCCGTCAAAGGTGTTGCAACTGGCAATATGGGCGTAGATCGCCACGGCCAGCCCTCCTCTTCTTTCCAGCTTGGCATGGAGCTGCATGCCAAGTACACGCTGTTTGCTGAGGGTGCCCGTGGTCACCTGGGCAAGCAAGTCATTGCCAAATACGATTTGAACAAGGGCAAAGACCCGCAGTCATACGGCATAGGCATCAAGGAATTGTGGGAAATCGATCCCAAACAACATCAGCCTGGCCTGGTCGTGCACACGACCGGCTGGCCCCTGATGGATCAGTACAGCGGCTCTTTCCTGTATCACCTGGAAGACAATCTGGTGGCAGTTGGCTATGTGGTTGGCCTTGCTTATGAAAATCCTTACCTGTCTCCTTACGAAGAATTCCAGCGCTTCAAGACCCATCCCGCTATCCGGACCTTCTTTGAAGGCGGCAAGCGCGTTTCTTATGGTGCGCGTGCCATTACTGCCGGTGGCCTGCAATCCTTGCCAAAACTGGTGTTCCCAGGTGGTGCACTGATAGGTTGCGATGCTGGCTTCCTCAATATGAGCCGCATCAAAGGTAGTCACGCAGCGATCAAGACCGGCATGCTGGCTGCCACTGCTGCATTTGAAGCAGTATCAGCCAACCGCCAGCATGATGAACTGAGTGCGTATTCAACGGCATTCGAGCAATCATGGTTGCATGAAGAGTTGTATACCGCACGCAATGTTAAACCCTTGCTCAAGCGCGGTACTTATGGCTCACCTCTGGTGTGGCTGGATCAGGTGGTCTTGCGCGGTAAGGCACCATGGACGCTGCATCACAGCAAGGCTGATCATGAATGCCTGCGCCCTGCTTCAGAATTCACGCCCATCGTTTATCCAAAACCCGATGGCAAGCTGACTTTTGACCGCCTGTCTTCGGTGTTTATTTCCAATACCAACCATGCGGAAGACCAGCCCATACATCTGACCTTGAAAAATGCCGATATCCCGGTCTCAGTCAACCTGGCAAAATTTGCCGGGCCCGAGTCACGCTACTGTCCGGCTGGGGTGTATGAATTCGTGAAAACCGAAGAAGGCGCTGACCGCCTGCAAATCAATGCGCAAAACTGCGTGCATTGCAAGACCTGCGACATCAAGGACCCAACACAGAATATCGTCTGGGTAACGCCTGAAGGTGGGGGAGGACCCAATTATCCAAACATGTAA
- a CDS encoding NUDIX domain-containing protein, translated as MVEKVTSKLDLQENKISSELVYEGSFLKVDKDVVSLPDGQTATREYVRHPGAVVIIPLFDDGRILLEKQFRYPLHQVFIEFPAGKIDEGEDPLLCAQRELREETGYTASDWSFVCTIHNAIAYSDEHLDIYLAKGLTAGQAALDEEEFLEVFTATLPEMLDWIKSGQITDVKTVIGTFWLEKILAGKW; from the coding sequence ATGGTTGAGAAAGTCACGAGCAAACTTGATCTGCAAGAAAACAAGATCAGCAGTGAACTGGTGTATGAAGGCAGTTTTCTGAAGGTTGATAAAGATGTCGTGTCCTTGCCGGATGGGCAGACTGCCACCCGTGAATACGTACGTCACCCTGGTGCTGTGGTTATCATCCCTCTGTTTGACGATGGCCGCATCCTGCTGGAAAAACAGTTCCGCTATCCCTTGCATCAAGTCTTCATAGAATTTCCGGCAGGCAAAATAGATGAGGGTGAAGACCCCTTGCTGTGCGCCCAGCGAGAGTTGCGCGAAGAAACCGGCTATACAGCCAGTGACTGGTCTTTCGTCTGCACCATACACAACGCCATCGCTTACTCCGACGAGCATCTGGATATCTACCTGGCCAAGGGTTTGACAGCAGGGCAGGCCGCCCTTGATGAAGAAGAGTTCCTCGAAGTATTTACCGCAACACTGCCAGAAATGCTGGACTGGATCAAATCCGGCCAGATCACCGACGTGAAAACTGTCATAGGCACATTCTGGCTGGAAAAAATCCTTGCCGGTAAGTGGTGA
- a CDS encoding DUF2818 family protein — protein sequence MRAMPAQPELSAQLNMIQVKSLWLRLLELIILYFCVGGIAFVLESAAGNRFPQGWEFYAINACLFLVLAFPGFVYRYLKRDHG from the coding sequence ATGCGCGCCATGCCTGCACAGCCCGAGCTATCGGCGCAATTAAATATGATTCAGGTCAAGTCCTTGTGGTTACGCCTACTTGAACTTATCATCCTGTATTTCTGTGTCGGTGGAATCGCCTTTGTTCTTGAGTCTGCCGCAGGTAACCGCTTTCCGCAAGGATGGGAATTCTATGCCATCAATGCCTGCCTGTTCCTGGTATTGGCTTTCCCCGGTTTTGTGTACCGTTACCTGAAGCGCGATCATGGTTGA
- the nuoN gene encoding NADH-quinone oxidoreductase subunit NuoN, whose translation MNLIPLYPEIFLLLAICGILLTDMFLPDSKRNVTYALSILALTICGVLTVVFADPVKSEYVSNNMFVSDPMAVLLKLFSYIAVGVTLIYSRQYVSDRAMTNTHLGGEYYVLALFALLGQMVMISGNNFLVIYLGLELMSLSLYALVALRRDHTVSTEAAMKYFILGALASGFMLYGISMLYGATGSLQLNEVVKVTATATANKTILVFGIVFLVAGLAFKLGVVPFHMWVPDVYQGAPTAVTLLLGGAPKLAAFAITFRLLVEGLFPLAVDWQQMLVVLAVLSMAIGNLTAIAQTNLKRMLAYSTISQMGFMLLGMLSGVANGNSDLAVDAYSSSMFYSITYVLTTLGTFGVIMLLARSGFEAENLEDLKGLNKRNPWFALVMLLLMFSLAGIPPMMGFYAKLSVLQAVLSTGKLWLAIVAVLFSLIGTFYYLRIVKLMYFDDPVDNSPIVASADMRMVLSVNGLMVVVLGILPGSLMTACVNAISNTLKY comes from the coding sequence ATGAACCTGATACCACTTTACCCTGAAATCTTTTTGCTGCTGGCGATTTGCGGCATCTTGCTGACTGATATGTTTTTGCCGGACAGCAAACGCAATGTGACTTATGCGCTCAGCATACTGGCATTGACGATCTGTGGTGTCCTGACAGTGGTATTCGCTGATCCGGTGAAGTCGGAATACGTCAGTAATAATATGTTCGTTTCTGATCCCATGGCCGTATTGCTGAAGCTGTTTTCTTATATCGCAGTAGGCGTGACCCTGATTTATTCCCGTCAGTATGTCAGCGACCGTGCGATGACCAATACCCACCTTGGCGGTGAGTACTATGTGCTGGCGCTGTTTGCCTTGCTGGGCCAGATGGTGATGATCTCTGGTAATAATTTCCTGGTGATCTATCTGGGCCTGGAATTGATGTCCCTGTCACTGTATGCCCTGGTGGCCCTGCGTCGTGACCATACCGTTTCTACCGAAGCGGCGATGAAGTATTTCATCCTCGGTGCACTGGCGTCCGGTTTCATGCTATATGGTATTTCCATGTTGTACGGTGCTACCGGCTCTTTGCAGTTGAATGAAGTCGTTAAAGTCACTGCAACAGCTACGGCAAACAAAACTATCCTGGTTTTCGGTATCGTTTTCCTGGTTGCGGGTCTGGCATTCAAACTGGGTGTGGTTCCTTTCCATATGTGGGTACCTGACGTGTATCAGGGTGCGCCAACTGCTGTGACTTTGTTACTGGGTGGTGCACCCAAGCTGGCGGCGTTTGCAATTACCTTCCGCTTGCTGGTCGAGGGCCTGTTCCCACTGGCAGTTGATTGGCAACAGATGCTGGTAGTGCTGGCGGTCTTGTCGATGGCGATAGGTAATCTGACCGCGATTGCGCAAACCAACTTGAAGCGTATGCTGGCTTATTCCACCATTTCGCAAATGGGTTTCATGTTGCTGGGCATGTTGTCTGGCGTGGCAAATGGTAATTCTGACCTGGCAGTCGATGCTTACAGCTCTTCCATGTTCTACAGCATCACCTATGTATTGACGACGCTCGGTACTTTCGGCGTCATCATGTTGCTGGCACGTTCAGGTTTTGAAGCAGAAAACCTGGAAGACCTGAAAGGCCTGAACAAGCGCAATCCATGGTTTGCCCTCGTCATGCTGCTGTTGATGTTCTCGCTGGCAGGTATTCCACCTATGATGGGCTTCTATGCCAAGCTGTCAGTTTTGCAGGCGGTCTTATCGACTGGTAAATTGTGGCTGGCTATCGTTGCCGTACTGTTCTCGCTGATAGGTACTTTCTATTATCTGCGTATCGTCAAACTCATGTATTTTGATGATCCAGTAGATAATAGTCCTATCGTTGCCAGCGCTGACATGCGTATGGTCTTGAGCGTGAATGGTCTGATGGTCGTTGTTCTGGGTATCTTGCCAGGCTCGTTGATGACAGCCTGCGTGAACGCCATCTCCAATACACTTAAATACTGA
- a CDS encoding NADH-quinone oxidoreductase subunit M — protein sequence MQSTSTLLSLSIWLPIVFGIFILAFGRDNNPSLVRGVALIGSICSFIVTLPLIKLFDNAAHGMQFVEKYSWIERFNVFYALGIDGISLWLVPLTAFITVIVVIAAWEVIEKQVAQYMGAFLILSGLMIGVFCATDGMLFYVFFEATLIPMYIIVGVWGGPNRVYAAFKFFLYTLMGSLLTLVAIIYLYLKAGHSFDILVWHKLPLPLTTQIMIFCAFLMAFAVKVPMWPVHTWLPDAHVEAPTGGSVVLAAIMLKLGAYGFLRFSLPIAPDASHYMAGFMITLSLIAVIYIGLVALVQKDMKKLVAYSSIAHMGFVTLGFFMFNDMSVQGAIVQMISHGFISGAMFLCIGVLYDRVHSREIADYGGVVNTMPKFAALFVLFSMANCGLPATSGFVGEFMVILGAVQFNFWIGMLAATALIFGAAYSLWMVKRVVFGNITNEHVAHLSDLNKREFFMLGVLAIAVLVMGLYPAPFTDAMQVSVADLLRHVAVPKLIP from the coding sequence ATGCAGTCAACTTCTACTCTACTTAGCCTTTCGATCTGGTTACCGATAGTTTTCGGTATCTTCATACTGGCATTCGGGCGCGATAACAATCCCTCGCTTGTGCGCGGTGTTGCACTGATCGGATCTATCTGCAGCTTTATCGTGACGCTGCCTTTGATCAAGCTGTTTGATAATGCTGCGCATGGCATGCAGTTTGTTGAAAAATACAGCTGGATAGAACGCTTCAATGTGTTCTATGCACTGGGCATAGACGGTATCTCTTTGTGGCTGGTGCCTCTGACAGCTTTCATCACCGTAATCGTCGTGATTGCTGCATGGGAAGTCATAGAAAAGCAAGTCGCTCAGTATATGGGTGCCTTCCTGATCTTGTCTGGCCTGATGATAGGTGTGTTTTGCGCAACTGATGGCATGTTGTTCTATGTCTTCTTTGAAGCCACGCTGATCCCTATGTACATCATCGTCGGTGTCTGGGGTGGCCCGAACCGTGTATATGCTGCATTCAAGTTCTTCCTGTACACCCTGATGGGCTCTTTGCTGACGCTGGTTGCCATCATCTACCTGTACCTGAAAGCGGGTCATTCCTTCGATATCCTGGTATGGCATAAACTGCCTTTGCCGTTGACGACCCAGATCATGATTTTCTGCGCCTTCCTGATGGCGTTTGCAGTCAAGGTTCCTATGTGGCCAGTACATACATGGTTGCCAGACGCCCACGTTGAAGCGCCGACTGGTGGTTCTGTCGTGTTGGCAGCCATCATGTTGAAACTGGGTGCTTATGGCTTCCTGCGTTTCTCTTTGCCTATCGCTCCTGACGCCAGCCATTACATGGCAGGTTTCATGATCACACTGTCGCTGATCGCTGTTATTTACATCGGCCTGGTGGCACTGGTACAAAAAGATATGAAAAAGCTGGTGGCGTATTCTTCGATTGCGCACATGGGCTTTGTGACTCTGGGCTTTTTCATGTTCAACGACATGTCAGTGCAGGGCGCTATCGTGCAAATGATTTCCCACGGCTTTATCTCTGGCGCGATGTTCCTGTGTATCGGTGTTTTGTATGATCGCGTACATTCCCGTGAAATTGCTGACTACGGTGGTGTGGTTAATACCATGCCTAAATTTGCTGCCTTGTTCGTGCTGTTCTCCATGGCTAACTGCGGCTTGCCGGCAACTTCCGGTTTCGTCGGCGAGTTCATGGTTATCCTGGGTGCGGTGCAGTTTAATTTCTGGATAGGCATGCTGGCAGCAACAGCCCTGATTTTTGGTGCAGCGTACTCTTTGTGGATGGTCAAGCGCGTTGTGTTTGGCAATATCACGAATGAGCATGTAGCTCACCTGAGCGACCTGAATAAACGTGAATTCTTCATGCTGGGTGTGTTGGCAATAGCGGTATTGGTGATGGGTTTGTATCCAGCACCATTTACAGATGCAATGCAGGTGTCGGTAGCCGATCTGTTGCGACATGTGGCAGTGCCTAAGCTGATACCTTGA
- the nuoL gene encoding NADH-quinone oxidoreductase subunit L, whose protein sequence is MAGQLNPQLLLAVPLAPLAGSAIAGLLGTKFFGNVVGRKVSHTVTILGVLIALIISCMTLSAVMDGATYNETLYQWMKVGNMKLEVGFMVDSLTAMMMCVVTFVSLMVHIYTIGYMAEDEGYNRFFSYISLFTFAMLMLVMSNNFLQLFFGWEAVGLVSYLLIGFWYTKPTAIYANMKAFLVNRVGDFGFILGIGLLVANTGSMNYVEVFAKKNELAAMLLPHTDWMLITVACICLFIGAMGKSAQFPLHVWLPDSMEGPTPISALIHAATMVTAGIFMVSRMSPLFELSDTALSFILVIGAITALFMGFMGIIQNDIKRVVAYSTLSQLGYMTVALGASAYSVAVFHLMTHAFFKALLFLGAGSVIIGMHHDQDIRNMGGLRKYMPITWLTSLAGSLALIGTPFLSGFYSKDSIIEAVQASHLAGAGFAKFAVLAGVFVTAFYSFRMYFLVFHGKENFGKAHAHDHHDDHHAADDHHDDHHHGLAPGQKPHESPMVVWLPLVLLAIPSLFIGAIAIEPMLFGGFFKDVIFVNEAHHAMEELRHEFHGAGAMGLHSFLTPPFWLALFGVVTAYVFYMVKPEIPAKIKNAVMPLYTLLDNKYYMDRFNEIVFAGGARVLGGGLWNIGDKGLIDGLVVNGSAKLVGWVSKLIRHLQSGYIYHYAFVMILGVMGFLAYTVLFPFAK, encoded by the coding sequence ATGGCGGGGCAACTTAACCCACAATTATTATTGGCAGTACCACTGGCGCCTCTGGCCGGGTCTGCTATTGCAGGTCTGCTAGGAACGAAGTTTTTCGGCAATGTGGTTGGCCGCAAGGTATCACATACAGTCACCATACTTGGTGTACTGATTGCACTGATCATCTCCTGCATGACCTTGTCTGCCGTGATGGATGGCGCGACATATAATGAGACCCTGTACCAATGGATGAAGGTCGGTAACATGAAGCTGGAAGTTGGCTTCATGGTTGACAGCCTGACAGCGATGATGATGTGCGTCGTGACCTTTGTGTCGCTGATGGTGCATATCTACACCATAGGCTATATGGCAGAAGACGAAGGCTATAACCGCTTCTTCTCGTATATCTCCCTGTTCACTTTTGCCATGCTGATGCTGGTCATGAGTAACAACTTCCTGCAATTATTCTTTGGCTGGGAGGCTGTAGGTCTGGTTTCTTATTTGCTGATTGGTTTCTGGTACACCAAACCAACGGCAATCTATGCCAACATGAAAGCCTTTCTGGTCAACCGTGTTGGTGACTTTGGTTTCATCCTGGGTATAGGTTTGCTGGTCGCTAACACTGGTTCCATGAACTATGTTGAAGTATTCGCCAAGAAAAATGAACTGGCAGCGATGTTGTTGCCGCACACTGACTGGATGCTGATCACCGTTGCCTGTATCTGCCTGTTCATCGGCGCTATGGGTAAGTCTGCACAATTCCCTCTGCATGTCTGGTTGCCAGACTCGATGGAAGGCCCGACCCCGATTTCTGCTCTGATCCACGCGGCGACCATGGTTACCGCAGGTATCTTCATGGTGTCACGCATGTCACCATTGTTTGAATTGTCTGACACTGCCTTGTCCTTCATCCTGGTGATAGGTGCGATTACTGCGCTGTTCATGGGTTTCATGGGCATTATCCAGAACGATATCAAGCGCGTCGTGGCTTATTCCACACTGTCACAACTGGGTTATATGACAGTGGCACTGGGTGCTTCTGCCTACTCGGTTGCGGTATTTCATCTGATGACGCATGCTTTCTTTAAAGCACTGCTGTTCCTTGGTGCTGGTTCCGTGATTATCGGTATGCACCATGATCAGGATATTCGCAACATGGGTGGCTTGAGGAAGTACATGCCGATTACATGGCTGACTTCTCTGGCTGGTTCGCTGGCGTTGATAGGCACACCTTTCCTGTCTGGTTTCTATTCCAAGGACAGCATTATTGAGGCAGTGCAGGCCAGCCATCTGGCAGGTGCAGGTTTTGCCAAGTTTGCGGTGCTGGCAGGTGTGTTTGTCACGGCATTCTATTCCTTCCGCATGTATTTCCTGGTCTTCCACGGCAAGGAAAACTTTGGCAAGGCGCATGCCCACGATCATCACGATGATCATCATGCTGCTGACGACCACCATGACGATCATCATCATGGCCTGGCTCCAGGGCAAAAACCACACGAGTCACCTATGGTTGTCTGGTTGCCACTGGTCTTGCTGGCAATTCCTTCGCTGTTTATTGGTGCGATTGCGATTGAACCCATGCTGTTTGGCGGCTTCTTCAAGGACGTGATCTTTGTTAATGAAGCACATCACGCAATGGAAGAGCTGCGTCATGAATTCCACGGCGCTGGTGCAATGGGCTTGCACTCGTTCCTGACGCCACCATTCTGGCTGGCACTGTTTGGTGTGGTGACTGCTTATGTGTTCTACATGGTCAAGCCTGAAATTCCAGCCAAGATCAAGAATGCTGTCATGCCACTCTACACTTTGCTGGACAACAAATACTACATGGATCGCTTCAACGAGATCGTGTTTGCTGGTGGCGCACGTGTACTCGGTGGTGGCTTGTGGAATATTGGTGACAAAGGCCTCATCGATGGCCTGGTAGTTAACGGCAGCGCAAAACTGGTTGGCTGGGTCTCCAAACTGATACGTCATTTGCAGAGTGGTTATATCTATCACTATGCATTTGTGATGATACTCGGCGTGATGGGATTCCTGGCTTATACAGTGCTGTTTCCCTTTGCTAAATAA
- the nuoK gene encoding NADH-quinone oxidoreductase subunit NuoK — MALTLSLTHYLILGAILFAISIVGIFLNRKNIIVLLMAIELMLLAVNINFIAFSHYLGDAAGQVFVFFILTVAAAESAIGLAILVVLFRNLDTINVEDLDALKG; from the coding sequence ATGGCTTTGACTTTGAGTTTGACGCATTACCTGATTTTGGGCGCAATCCTGTTTGCGATTTCCATCGTCGGTATTTTCCTCAACCGTAAAAACATCATCGTCTTGCTGATGGCGATTGAATTGATGTTGCTGGCCGTGAATATCAATTTCATCGCGTTTTCCCATTATCTGGGTGATGCGGCAGGGCAGGTATTCGTGTTCTTCATACTTACCGTTGCTGCTGCTGAGTCAGCGATAGGTCTGGCGATCCTGGTGGTCTTGTTCCGTAATCTGGATACCATCAATGTCGAAGATCTGGATGCATTAAAAGGTTAA
- a CDS encoding NADH-quinone oxidoreductase subunit J: MEFTTVLFYVFAAIMIVAAIQVISARNPVHAALFLVLTFFNAAGIWLLLKAEFLAIVLVLVYVGAVMVLFLFVVMMLDINLDKLREGFWSHFPLAAAVGVIIVLEMSAVLLRGFLRPDNHVPAAADKIGNTKYLGMEIFTHYQFAFEVAAAILLLAIIAAVALTLRRRKDSKYFDPAAAVKVKAKDRIRIVSMKAESERAENNATAAATTVNPEA, from the coding sequence ATGGAATTTACTACCGTTTTATTTTATGTTTTCGCAGCGATCATGATAGTCGCCGCGATCCAGGTCATTTCTGCACGTAACCCCGTGCATGCGGCCTTGTTCTTGGTGCTGACCTTCTTCAATGCTGCAGGTATCTGGTTGCTGTTAAAAGCTGAGTTCCTGGCTATCGTGCTGGTACTGGTGTATGTAGGTGCGGTCATGGTGCTGTTCTTGTTCGTTGTGATGATGCTGGACATCAATCTCGACAAACTCAGGGAAGGTTTCTGGAGTCACTTTCCATTGGCCGCTGCAGTCGGTGTCATCATCGTACTAGAAATGTCGGCAGTCTTGCTGCGCGGCTTTTTGCGTCCGGACAATCATGTGCCGGCAGCAGCTGACAAGATAGGTAACACCAAGTACCTTGGTATGGAAATTTTCACGCATTACCAGTTTGCTTTTGAGGTTGCGGCAGCCATCCTCTTGCTGGCTATTATCGCTGCAGTTGCTTTGACTTTGCGTCGTCGCAAAGACAGTAAATATTTTGATCCTGCTGCGGCAGTCAAAGTAAAAGCCAAGGACCGTATCCGTATCGTCAGCATGAAAGCTGAATCCGAACGCGCTGAGAACAATGCCACTGCTGCGGCAACTACTGTGAATCCGGAGGCTTAA